In one window of Gymnogyps californianus isolate 813 chromosome 9, ASM1813914v2, whole genome shotgun sequence DNA:
- the TAF1 gene encoding LOW QUALITY PROTEIN: transcription initiation factor TFIID subunit 1 (The sequence of the model RefSeq protein was modified relative to this genomic sequence to represent the inferred CDS: inserted 1 base in 1 codon), whose amino-acid sequence MSDSESEEEGDGGRAEPFSLAGFLFGNINEAGQLEGDSVLDKESKKHLAGLGVLGLGNLITEITASEEDSPEADGAHLDEEGWVKSTEDAVDYSDINEVAEDESRRYKQAMGSLQPVRRPDEDEDDYDADCEDIDSKLMPPPPPPPVPGKKEDEKEAAATVSEDGDGIILPSIIAPSSAASDKVDFSSSSDSESEMGPQEARQAESKEGKLTLPLAGIMQRDATKQLPSVTELFPEFRPGKVLRFLRLFGPGKNVPSVWRSARRKRKKKHRELAQEVQIQEGEVVVESGMEGKSPWEYEFAAPPPPEQCLSDDEITMMAPVESKFSQSTGDTDKVTDTKPKVAEWRYGPAQLWYDMLGIPEDGSGFDYGFKLKEKKEQEVKGHTDEGVRGELRGKKDDLLADEHFLMVTQLQWEDDVIWNGEDVKHKGTKTQRASLAGWLPSSMTRNATAYNAQQAFYVMIVAVSLDEDKPWYSIFPIDNEELVYGRWEDNIIWDDQAMETYLDPPVLTLDPNDENIILEIPDEKEEMTLNSPSKENKKESSLKKSRILLGKTGVIKEEPQQNMSQPEVKDPWNLSNDEFYYPKQQGLRGTFGGNIIQHSIPAVELRQPFFPTHMGPMKLRQFHRPPLKKYSFGALSQPGPHAVQPLLKHIKKKAKMREQERQASGGGEMFFMRTPQDLTGKDGDLILAEYSEENAPLMMQVGMATKIKNYYKRKPGKDPGAPDCKYGETVYCHTSPFLGSLHPGQLLQAFENNLFRAPIYLHKMPETDFLIIRTRQGYYVRELVDIFVVGQECPLYEVPGPNSKRANTHIRDFLQVFIYRLFWKSRDRPRRIRMEDIKKAFPSHSESSIRKRLKLCADFKRTGMDSNWWVLKPDFRLPTEEEIRAMVSPEQCCAYYSMIAAEQRLKDAGYGEKSFFAPEEENEEDFQMKIDDEVRTAPWNTTRAFIAAMKGKCLLEVTGVADPTGCGEGFSYVKIPNKPTQQKDDKEPQPVKKTVTGTDADLRRLSLKNAKQLLRKFGVPEEEIKKLSRWEVIDVVRTMSTEQARSGEGPMSKFARGSRFSVAEHQERYKEECQRIFDLQNKVLESTEILSTDTDSSSAEDSDFEEMGKNIENMLQNKKTSSQLSREREEQERKELQRMLLGEDSGASANSHKDDDTASVTSLNSSATGRRLKIYRTFRDEDGKEYVRCETVRKPAVIDAYCRIRTTKDEEFIRKFALFDEQHREEMRKERRRIQEQLRRLKRNQEKEKLKGPPEKKPKKIKERPDLKLKCGACGAIGHMRTNKFCPLYYQTNAPPSNPVAMTEEQEEELEKTVIHNDNEELIKVEGTKIVLGKQLIESADEVRRKSLVLKFPKQQLPPKKKRRVGTTVHCDYLNRPHKSIHRRRTDPMVTLSSILEGIINDIRDLPNTYPFHTPVNPKVVKDYYKIITRPMDLQTLRENVRKRQYPSREEFREHLELIVKNSATYNGPKHSLTQISQSMLDLCDEKLKEKEDKLARLEKAINPLLDDDDQVAFSFILDNIVTQKMMAVPDSWPFHHPVNKKFVPDYYKVIANPMDLETIRKNISKHKYQNRETFLDDVNLILANSIKYNGPDSQYTKTAQEIVNICYQTLAEYDEHLTQLERDISTAKEAALEEADLESLDPMTPGPYTPQPPDLYDSNTSLSMSHDASVYQDESSLSAVDTPITTPEKQMRQGRGRLGEEDSDVDIEGFDEDDDGKPKTPAPVNADGDLADEEEGSAQQPQASVLYEDLLMSDGEDDDDGSDEEGDNPFSSIQLSESGSDSDVEPNAVRPKQPHVLQXEHTNGHGQ is encoded by the exons gCTGGGTTAAGAGCACAGAAGATGCTGTTGATTATTCAGATATTAATGAAGTGGCAGAAGATGAGAGCCGTAGGTATAAGCAGGCAATGGGCAGCCTGCAGCCAGTTCGAAGACCAG ATGAAGATGAGGATGATTACGATGCTGACTGTGAAGATATTGATTCCAAGTTGAtgccgccgccaccaccacctccagtacctggaaagaaagaagatgaaaaggaagcagCTGCCACTG TATCTGAAGATGGAGACGGTATCATTTTGCCCTCCATCattgctccttcctctgctgcctccGACAAGGtggatttcagcagcagctctgattCTGAGTCAGAGATGGGACCTCAAGAAGCCAGGCAGGCAGAATCCAAGGAAGGCAAACTCACACTTCCTCTTGCAGGAATCATGCAGCGAGATGCTACCAAACAGTTGCCAAGTGTTACAGAGCTCTTCCCGGAATTTCGACCAGGCAAG GTGCTGCGTTTCCTGCGTCTCTTTGGCCCTGGAAAGAATGTTCCATCGGTGTGGCGTAGTGCCCGAAGGAAACGCAAGAAGAAACATCGGGAGTTGGCACAAGAAGTGCAGATACAGGAGGGTGAAGTTGTAGTTGAGAGTGGAATGGAAGGAAAATCTCCTTGGGAATATGAGTTTGCTGCTCCTCCCCCTCCTGAGCAGTGCCTTTCAGATGATGAG ATTACCATGATGGCACCTGTGGAATCGAAATTTTCCCAGTCAACTGGTGATACAGACAAAGTGACAGATACAAAGCCTAAAGTGGCAGAATGGCGCTATGGCCCAGCACAACTCTGGTATGATATGCTGGGGATCCCTGAAGATGGCAGTGGATTTGATTATGGTTTcaagctgaaagagaagaaggagcaggaggttAAAGGACACACAGATGAGGGGGTGAGAGGGGAACTGCGGGGGAAG AAGGATGATCTGCTAGCTGATGAGCACTTCCTTATGGTGACACAGCTCCAATGGGAGGATGATGTTATCTGGAATGGCGAAGATGTCAAGCACAAAGGGACTAAGACACAGCGGGCAAGTTTGGCAGGCTGGCTGCCATCCAGCATGACTAGAAATGCCACTGCATACAATGCCCAACAAG CATTCTACGTTATGATTGTTGCAGTTTCCCTGGATGAAGACAAGCCCTGGTACTCTATTTTCCCAATTGATAATGAAGAGTTAGTATATGGCCGTTGGGAAGACAATATCATCTGGGATGATCAGGCAATGGAAACCTACTTGGATCCCCCTGTCTTAACACTTGATCCAAATGATGAAAACATAATTCTAG AAATTCCtgatgaaaaggaagaaatgactTTGAACTCTCCATCCAAGGAGAACAAGAAAGAATCTTCTCTAAAGAAGAGTCGAATCCTGTTGGGAAAAACGGGTGTCATCAAGGAAGAACCACAGCAG AACATGTCACAGCCAGAGGTGAAGGATCCCTGGAACCTCTCCAATGATGAGTTTTACTACCCCAAACAGCAGGGACTTCGAGGAACCTTTGGAGGCAACATCATTCAG CACTCTATCCCAGCAGTGGAACTTCGGCAGCCATTCTTTCCCACCCATATGGGTCCTATGAAACTCCGACAATTTCATCGGCCTCCCCTGAAGAAATACTCTTTTGGTGCCTTGTCCCAACCAGGGCCCCATGCTGTGCAACCTCTGCTGAAgcacataaaaaagaaagccaag ATGAGAGAGCAGGAGCGTCAGGCTTCTGGTGGGGGTGAAATGTTCTTCATGCGCACACCACAGGACCTAACTGGCAAGGATGGAGATCTCATCCTTGCTGAATACAGTGAGGAAAATGCCCCTTTAATGATGCAGGTTGGCATGGcaacaaagattaaaaattactaCAAAAGG AAACCTGGCAAAGATCCAGGAGCTCCAGACTGTAAATATGGAGAGACTGTTTATTGTCACACTTCTCCGTTCCTGGGTTCTCTGCATCCAGGCCAGTTACTGCAG GCATTTGAAAACAACCTTTTCCGGGCCCCTATCTATTTACATAAGATGCCTGAAACAGATTTCCTGATTATCCGGACACGACAAGGCTATTATGTTCGAGAATTAGTGGATATTTTTGTAGTTGGTCAGGAGTGTCCACTTTATGAAGTACCTGGTCCCAACTCTAAACGAGCTAACACCCATATCAGAGATTTTCTGCAG GTTTTTATTTATCGCCtcttctggaaaagcagagacCGTCCTCGGAGAATTCGCATGGAGGATATCAAGAAGGCCTTTCCTTCACACTCGGAGAGTAGCATCCGAAAGAGGCTAAAACTTTGTGCTGATTTCAAACGCACAG GGATGGACTCAAATTGGTGGGTTTTAAAGCCAGATTTCAGATTGCCGACAGAGGAAGAGATCAGAGCAATGGTATCCCCAGAACAGTGCTGTGCTTATTACAGCATGATTGCGGCTGAGCAGCGACTGAAG GATGCAGGTTACGGGGAGAAATCCTTCTTTGCACCAGAAGAGGAGAACGAAGAGGATTTCCAAATGAAGATTGATGATGAG GTGCGCACAGCTCCGTGGAACACCACACGAGCCTTCATTGCTGCTATGAAGGGCAAGTGCCTCCTAGAAGTGACTGGTGTAGCAGATCCTACCGGTTGTGGTGAAGGATTTTCTTACGTGAAGATTCCAAACAAACCAACTCAGCAGAAG GATGATAAAGAACCTCAGCCAGTGAAAAAGACAGTGACTGGGACAGATGCTGATCTGCGCCGACTTTCTCTCAAAAATGCCAAACAGCTTCTGCGTAAATTTGGAGTGCCTGAAGAGGAG ATAAAGAAGCTGTCCCGGTGGGAAGTGATTGATGTGGTACGTACGATGTCTACAGAGCAGGCTCGTTCAGGGGAAGGTCCTATGAGCAAATTTGCACGTGGGTCTCGGTTTTCTGTAGCAGAACATCAGGAGAGATACAAAGAAGAGTGTCAGCGCATCTTTGATTTACAAAATAA GGTTCTGGAATCCACTGAGATCCTGTCAACAGACACAGATAGCAGCTCAGCTGAAGACAGTGACTTTGAAGAGATGGGAAAGAATATTGAGAATATGTTACAGAACAAGAAAACTAGTTCTCAGCTCTCTCgggaaagagaagagcaggaaCGAAAGGAATTGCAAAGGATGCTCCTGGGAGAAGACAGTG GAGCCTCAGCAAACTCTCACAAAGATGATGACACTGCCTCTGTAACCAGCCTTAATTCCTCTGCCACTGGCCGCCGCCTCAAAATCTATCGCACGTTTAGAGATGAGGATGGGAAGGAATATGTGAGGTGCGAGACAGTTCGGAAACCTGCTGTTATTGATGCCTACTGCCGAATACGGACTACCAAGGATGAAGAGTTCAT acgAAAGTTTGCTCTATTTGACGAACAGCACCGTGAGGAAATGCGGAAGGAGCGGCGCAGGATCCAGGAACAATTAAGGCGGTTAAAACGGaaccaagaaaaagagaaactcaAGGGCCCTCCAGAAAAGAAgcccaagaaaataaaagagcgTCCAGACTTGAAA CTAAAATGTGGAGCATGTGGTGCAATTGGCCATATGAGGACTAATAAGTTCTGCCCTCTTTACTACCAAACAAATGCCCCACCTTCTAATCCTGTTGCAAtgacagaggagcaggaggaagagctggaaaaaacagtCATTCACAATGATAATGAAGAACTCATCAAAGTAGAAGGAACAAAAATTGTCCTGGGAAAACAACTGATTGAGAG TGCGGATGAGGTTCGCAGGAAATCACTCGTCCTGAAGTTTCCTAAACAGCAGCTTCCTCCAAAGAAGAAGCGGCGAGTAGGGACAACCGTTCACTGTGATTATCTGAAT CGTCCTCATAAATCTATCCACCGACGGCGAACAGATCCCATGGTGACGCTGTCATCCATCTTGGAGGGCATCATAAATGACATAAGGGATCTTCCTAAT ACATACCCCTTTCATACACCTGTAAATCCAAAAGTTGTCAAAGATTATTATAAGATTATTACTCGGCCCATGGATTTACAAACCCTGCGTGAAAATGTTCGTAAGCGGCAGTACCCATCCCGAGAAGAGTTCAGAGAACATCTGGAATTAATTGTTAAGAACAGTGCGACATACAATG ggCCAAAGCACTCACTGACACAGATATCTCAGTCCATGCTGGACCTGTGTGATGAAAAGCTAAAAGAG AAGGAAGATAAACTGGCTCGATTAGAAAAAGCAATTAATCCCCTCCTGGATGATGATGATCAAGTGgccttttccttcattttggaTAACATTGTCACTCAAAAGATGATGGCAGTTCCAGAT tcttGGCCATTTCATCATCCAGTTAACAAAAAGTTTGTTCCTGATTACTACAAGGTGATTGCTAATCCAATGGATCTGGAGACTATCCGCAAG AATATCTCCAAACACAAATACCAGAACAGAGAGACTTTCCTGGATGATGTTAACCTCATCCTTGCCAACAGCATTAAGTACAATG GACCAGACAGTCAGTACACAAAAACAGCCCAGGAGATTGTAAACATCTGTTATCAAACTTTAGCTGAG TATGATGAGCACCTGACTCAACTTGAGAGAGACATCTCTACTGCTAAGGAAGCAGCACTAGAGGAGGCAGATCTGGAAAGTCTTGATCCTATGACCCCTGGTCCCTACACTCCACAG CCACCTGATTTGTATGATAGCAACACTTCCCTTAGTATGTCACATGATGCTTCAGTCTATCAAGATGAGAGCAGTTTGTCTGCTGTGGACACTCCCATCACTACCCCAGAGAA acag ATGCGCCAGGGGCGAGGTAGGCTGGGCGAGGAAGACTCTGACGTAGATATTGAAGGGTTTGATGAGGATGATGATGGGAAACCTAAGACTCCAGCCCCAGTGA ATGCAGATGGTGACCTTGCTGATGAAGAAGAAGGAtcagcccagcagccccaggccaGTGTCCTCTATGAAGATTTGCTCATGTCGGATGGagaggatgatgatgatgggAGTGATGAAGAGGGAGATAATCCTTTCTCAT CTATCCAACTGAGTGAGAGTGGCAGTGACTCAGATGTGGAGCCCAATGCAGTGAGACCTAAACAACCTCATGTTCTTC GAGAACACACGAATGGGCATGGACAATGA